A single genomic interval of uncultured Desulfobacter sp. harbors:
- a CDS encoding FAD-binding protein encodes MTTSQNSKNMSRRRFMTLAGGAAGMATMAAMGLLPEQGACSTNIPELDPKNITYTENETDVLVIGGGMAGLFAAVKAYDAGSKVMLVSKGRLGSSGQTPFAKGIFAFDPSSAKISLDEFTDTVSRSALGTNNPVYTRQMAEHSLARVNELKEWGFFDSPLYNKSFSNPIKERNIPVKERIVITHLIKEKERICGAAGFSLDKEKVLFFRAKSIILCTGAGGFKPNGFSICDLTHDGTVMAYNIGAKVTGKEWNDGHPGQAENAAACFDGWHGMFERKPGITGVEVHHDLGVDLNYKAYMNGNPVKMDPPGAAGDKEPEGGPYVPDEFKRNRPPRGEGRPGPSGRHEEGGPPPGMAGTLVGGSSAGMSIHKSEGLVPINETCESNIPGLYAAGDALGSYMAGAIYTQIGSSLAGSAVQGAVAGKAAAEYCRDVEMPKISKTKMNDVKEEILAPLKRESGYSPAWVTQTLQGIMIPNFIIYVKKEKLLKAALAYVEELRDHHMPMLKAANSHELRLAFETANMIISAEMKLKASIMRKESRCSHYRLDYPQTDTQNWNAWINIYKGSDGSMKFEKQPFGTWPA; translated from the coding sequence ATGACAACATCTCAAAACTCAAAAAACATGTCCCGCCGCAGGTTCATGACCCTTGCAGGAGGGGCCGCAGGGATGGCGACAATGGCGGCCATGGGATTACTTCCCGAGCAGGGAGCGTGCAGCACCAATATTCCTGAACTTGATCCCAAGAACATAACATATACTGAAAACGAAACGGATGTCCTGGTTATCGGCGGCGGAATGGCAGGATTATTTGCTGCCGTCAAGGCATATGATGCAGGTTCCAAAGTGATGCTTGTATCCAAAGGCCGCTTGGGCTCATCAGGCCAGACACCATTTGCAAAAGGCATATTTGCATTCGATCCCAGTTCCGCAAAAATCAGTCTTGATGAATTTACAGACACCGTTTCCAGGTCTGCATTGGGAACCAATAATCCGGTTTATACCCGGCAAATGGCGGAGCATTCCCTTGCCCGTGTCAATGAACTCAAAGAATGGGGATTTTTTGACTCGCCGCTCTATAATAAGAGTTTCAGCAACCCAATCAAAGAGCGAAATATTCCTGTCAAAGAGCGGATTGTAATCACCCATTTGATTAAGGAAAAAGAACGGATATGTGGTGCCGCCGGGTTCAGCCTGGATAAAGAGAAGGTTCTTTTTTTTAGGGCAAAAAGCATCATCCTGTGTACCGGAGCAGGCGGCTTTAAGCCCAATGGATTTTCCATTTGTGATCTCACCCACGACGGCACTGTCATGGCATATAACATTGGTGCCAAGGTAACGGGGAAGGAATGGAACGACGGCCATCCCGGCCAGGCGGAAAACGCTGCCGCCTGCTTTGACGGATGGCATGGTATGTTTGAAAGAAAGCCCGGCATAACAGGTGTCGAAGTGCACCATGATCTGGGTGTGGACTTAAATTACAAGGCGTACATGAACGGGAATCCCGTTAAGATGGACCCTCCCGGAGCAGCCGGGGATAAAGAACCGGAAGGCGGACCCTATGTTCCGGATGAATTTAAACGAAATCGTCCTCCCAGAGGCGAAGGACGCCCCGGACCGTCAGGTCGGCACGAAGAGGGAGGGCCCCCTCCGGGCATGGCAGGAACGCTTGTGGGCGGTTCTTCTGCAGGGATGTCCATTCACAAATCAGAAGGCCTGGTTCCCATCAACGAAACGTGTGAATCAAATATTCCGGGGTTATACGCTGCCGGAGATGCGTTGGGTTCCTATATGGCCGGGGCAATCTATACGCAGATAGGATCTTCATTGGCCGGTTCTGCGGTACAGGGCGCGGTTGCAGGGAAGGCTGCCGCTGAATATTGCCGGGATGTTGAAATGCCGAAAATATCAAAAACAAAAATGAATGACGTAAAGGAAGAGATACTTGCACCGTTAAAAAGAGAATCCGGATACAGCCCCGCATGGGTAACGCAAACCTTGCAGGGCATCATGATTCCAAATTTCATCATATACGTAAAGAAAGAAAAGCTTCTTAAAGCGGCATTAGCCTATGTCGAAGAGTTGAGGGATCATCACATGCCCATGCTTAAAGCGGCAAACTCGCATGAACTGCGGTTGGCATTTGAAACCGCGAACATGATTATCAGCGCTGAAATGAAGTTAAAGGCATCCATCATGCGTAAAGAAAGTCGCTGCAGTCACTATCGTCTGGATTACCCGCAGACAGATACCCAAAACTGGAATGCCTGGATCAACATTTACAAGGGCAGTGACGGGTCAATGAAATTTGAAAAACAGCCCTTTGGCACCTGGCCTGCATAG
- a CDS encoding ferric reductase-like transmembrane domain-containing protein, whose protein sequence is MGAYIKSRFFRQSILIFMGIPLVIWATGNFPVRSLLKESLSIITILAFYQMIGQFFWARTSRSARMDLKMNQVVKYHKVIGYTFVGILFFHPIYLVVPRFFEAGISPFEAFVTIITTFNQGCVLGIITWCLMLVLGVTSFLRNKLPMTYKTWRVFHGTLAILFISVAAWHAMDLGRHATLAMSILISMLTASGILLLLKTYIFKTVRTDGK, encoded by the coding sequence ATGGGCGCATATATAAAAAGCAGATTCTTTAGACAATCCATACTGATTTTCATGGGCATTCCCCTGGTTATCTGGGCCACTGGTAATTTCCCGGTGCGTTCTTTACTCAAAGAATCACTTTCCATCATAACCATTTTGGCCTTTTACCAGATGATTGGACAGTTTTTCTGGGCACGCACCAGCAGGTCCGCCAGGATGGATCTTAAGATGAACCAGGTGGTAAAATATCACAAAGTCATTGGGTATACATTTGTTGGCATTTTGTTTTTCCATCCGATTTACCTGGTGGTTCCACGATTTTTTGAAGCAGGCATATCCCCTTTTGAGGCCTTTGTTACCATCATCACCACCTTCAACCAGGGGTGTGTACTGGGTATCATTACATGGTGCTTAATGCTGGTATTGGGTGTTACGTCTTTTCTACGAAATAAACTGCCCATGACATACAAGACCTGGCGCGTTTTTCACGGCACGCTGGCCATACTGTTTATTTCAGTTGCCGCATGGCACGCCATGGATCTTGGCCGTCATGCAACCCTTGCCATGTCAATTTTAATCAGCATGCTTACAGCAAGCGGAATTCTGCTCCTTCTAAAAACCTACATTTTTAAAACCGTAAGAACCGATGGGAAATAA
- a CDS encoding ferredoxin family protein yields the protein MTIEKIQGCIGCGTCIETCPTDVIRKDPKTKKAFIAYPADCQICHLCRMYCPVDAITISPEKSIPVVVSWG from the coding sequence ATGACCATAGAAAAAATTCAAGGATGTATTGGGTGCGGAACATGCATAGAAACATGCCCCACCGACGTCATCCGCAAAGACCCAAAGACAAAAAAAGCATTCATTGCATATCCGGCGGATTGCCAGATATGCCATTTGTGCAGAATGTATTGTCCTGTTGATGCCATCACTATTTCACCGGAGAAATCCATACCGGTTGTCGTTTCATGGGGGTAA
- a CDS encoding MarR family transcriptional regulator, with translation MPPKCVTPKHNISLFTGKIVAPILIFLKTQKKNSLTISALTISLLNKKTKVIMKYKKADKPLMHLFMHIGKLLNDRLRTSLDKGGIHFGQARVLTALMEHKELTQGLDIKPATVTNMQRMIGEGLDIKPATVTNMVKRMEASKLIERRRDINDDRIIIVTLTAKGKKAAEFALTVMAQIEDDIRSELSQKDVDTLRTPLEKVRNVLGGSDPSL, from the coding sequence ATGCCCCCTAAATGTGTAACCCCAAAACACAACATTAGCCTATTCACAGGCAAAATCGTTGCACCTATCCTGATTTTTCTAAAAACTCAAAAAAAAAACAGCTTGACTATTAGCGCGCTAACAATTAGCTTGCTAAATAAAAAAACAAAGGTGATTATGAAATACAAAAAAGCAGATAAACCCTTGATGCATCTTTTTATGCACATAGGGAAATTGCTAAATGACAGGTTAAGAACCTCCCTGGATAAGGGTGGGATTCATTTTGGACAGGCGCGGGTCTTAACGGCTCTGATGGAACATAAAGAATTGACCCAGGGGTTGGATATAAAACCGGCAACGGTCACAAACATGCAGAGGATGATTGGCGAGGGGTTGGATATAAAACCGGCAACGGTCACAAACATGGTAAAACGGATGGAAGCATCTAAGCTGATTGAACGTCGACGAGATATAAATGATGACAGAATCATAATCGTCACACTAACAGCTAAAGGGAAAAAAGCGGCAGAATTCGCCTTGACCGTGATGGCACAGATTGAAGATGATATCCGTTCAGAACTAAGTCAAAAAGACGTTGATACGTTGCGTACCCCCCTTGAAAAAGTTCGTAACGTCCTTGGAGGTTCTGATCCAAGCCTATGA
- a CDS encoding YcbK family protein, translating into MGLVIPSSVFALSSPPRPLRFYHTHTGERISIDYSPKTYTGSVREKIEYFFRDFRTGEVHPIDPHLLDVLSTIQHSCGSRSCYEIISGYRSPKTNESLREKSHGVAKKSYHMKGKALDIRLAGLDTKALRNLALKYNNGGVGFYPESDFVHIDTGRKRSW; encoded by the coding sequence ATGGGATTGGTTATCCCCTCATCGGTTTTCGCGCTATCATCCCCCCCCCGGCCGTTGCGTTTCTACCACACCCATACCGGCGAAAGGATCTCCATAGATTATTCGCCAAAAACCTATACCGGGTCGGTGCGTGAAAAAATTGAATATTTTTTCCGCGATTTTCGGACCGGTGAAGTTCATCCCATAGATCCTCACCTTCTTGATGTGCTTTCCACCATTCAGCATTCCTGCGGCAGCCGGTCCTGTTACGAGATTATTTCCGGATACAGGTCGCCCAAAACCAATGAGTCGTTGAGGGAAAAAAGTCACGGCGTCGCAAAAAAAAGTTACCACATGAAGGGTAAGGCCTTAGATATCAGGCTGGCGGGGCTCGACACAAAGGCCCTTCGCAATTTAGCTTTAAAATATAACAACGGCGGTGTCGGCTTCTATCCTGAATCGGATTTTGTTCACATCGACACCGGTCGTAAAAGAAGTTGGTAG
- a CDS encoding L,D-transpeptidase family protein, whose protein sequence is MKVIGIVCLICLWLSAAYSNAGEKYLAKAMTDHLQCYPVEMLSFEEQKPIIIKKSVCLAIIYNELGAEPLWVSKEGPGERAEIIFKYLKNAGNEGLDPAVYQVKKIERRWADLSQTSLAELDTLLTYNMLKYTHDVSYGQLKPYMVNPKLFAEAGKRGFDPLKMVETIRKTEDLEAFFQSLPPQHRQYKGLKKALVQYSGMTYSGQWPKIILRESIRPGDEDERIIEIRKRIALLENTGVESLTTGNLARFDDDLMKKVIRFQLHHGLEPDGIIGRNTMRELNKSPQERLDQIKVNMARWRWHDHTLGDKYILVNIANYRLFTYEAGELKFSMPVIVGELQNQTPVFSDKIKYLELNPYWNVPPSIATDEELPKLRKNPNHLVDNNIRLFSNWQEDGVEIDSTVIDWHSVTPSQMAGFKLRQDPGPGNALGRVKFMFPNQYFVYLHDTPSKKLFSKQTRPFSHGCIRVSEPAKLAAFLLNKKGDEWDRERVNHLIDLGKREVLKIRPAIPVHITYQTAWVDKYGQINFNGDIYGRDEKLYQALYIK, encoded by the coding sequence ATGAAAGTTATTGGAATTGTATGCTTGATATGTTTATGGCTATCTGCGGCTTACAGCAATGCAGGCGAAAAATATCTTGCCAAGGCAATGACCGACCATCTCCAGTGCTACCCCGTGGAGATGCTTAGTTTCGAGGAACAAAAACCCATCATTATCAAGAAGTCTGTTTGTCTGGCTATCATTTATAATGAGTTAGGTGCTGAACCGTTATGGGTGTCAAAGGAGGGACCTGGGGAACGCGCAGAAATCATATTTAAATATTTGAAAAATGCCGGCAATGAAGGCCTGGATCCGGCTGTTTATCAGGTGAAAAAAATAGAAAGGCGGTGGGCTGATCTCAGCCAGACATCACTGGCAGAACTTGATACGCTTTTAACTTACAACATGTTGAAATATACCCATGATGTCAGCTACGGACAGCTTAAGCCCTACATGGTCAACCCAAAACTTTTTGCCGAAGCCGGTAAAAGAGGATTTGATCCCCTCAAAATGGTGGAGACCATCCGAAAAACGGAAGACCTTGAAGCGTTTTTTCAATCATTGCCGCCCCAGCATCGTCAATACAAGGGACTTAAAAAGGCTCTTGTCCAGTATAGCGGCATGACATACAGTGGGCAGTGGCCGAAGATAATCCTAAGAGAAAGTATCAGGCCCGGGGATGAGGATGAGCGAATCATTGAGATCAGAAAACGAATCGCACTGCTGGAAAATACCGGCGTGGAGAGTTTAACGACGGGCAATCTTGCACGCTTTGACGATGATCTGATGAAAAAAGTGATTCGCTTCCAGCTGCATCATGGTCTTGAGCCGGACGGTATCATAGGCCGTAACACCATGCGTGAACTGAATAAATCGCCACAGGAACGGTTGGATCAGATAAAGGTAAATATGGCAAGATGGCGTTGGCATGATCATACGCTGGGGGATAAGTATATTCTGGTTAATATCGCCAACTACAGGCTTTTTACCTATGAAGCGGGTGAACTCAAATTCAGCATGCCTGTGATCGTCGGTGAATTACAGAACCAGACCCCTGTCTTCAGTGACAAGATCAAATATCTTGAGCTCAATCCATATTGGAATGTGCCACCCAGTATTGCCACGGATGAGGAACTGCCGAAACTCAGAAAAAATCCCAACCATCTTGTAGATAATAATATCCGGCTTTTTTCCAACTGGCAGGAAGACGGTGTTGAGATTGATTCAACCGTCATTGACTGGCATTCGGTCACCCCGTCCCAGATGGCAGGGTTCAAACTTCGCCAGGATCCAGGGCCGGGCAATGCACTGGGGAGGGTAAAATTTATGTTTCCCAACCAGTATTTTGTATACCTCCATGACACGCCGTCAAAAAAATTATTTTCCAAACAAACAAGGCCCTTCAGTCATGGATGTATCCGTGTTTCGGAACCGGCGAAACTGGCAGCGTTTCTCCTCAACAAAAAGGGCGATGAATGGGATCGGGAGCGAGTGAATCATCTGATCGACCTGGGCAAAAGAGAAGTGCTTAAAATTCGTCCGGCGATACCTGTCCACATCACCTATCAAACGGCATGGGTTGACAAATACGGTCAAATAAATTTTAATGGGGACATTTACGGAAGAGACGAGAAGTTGTATCAAGCATTATATATAAAATGA
- a CDS encoding lycopene cyclase domain-containing protein, whose product MIPGIIIYALRKDLRVVIHIMVLCSIPFAFTERFFYPSYWEPVFLFNLIDIIGFGIEDILFVAGLSAFTSTSYAFFTKQNYQPLQKRSHLQTIVRCIMILVPTFLLVGLCVVAKIEMIYGALFIMVLANAIMTLLRKDLLKASLLGGFFSTLIYTGLCLCVSLLYPDIFQLTWHTDQFLNFFIFGIPVEEIFYAFSSGMTATLFYPFVFQLTITKRPAVPNT is encoded by the coding sequence ATGATTCCAGGAATCATCATATATGCGCTGAGAAAGGACCTTCGAGTAGTCATTCATATCATGGTCCTTTGTTCAATACCTTTTGCATTCACCGAGCGCTTTTTTTATCCATCATACTGGGAACCGGTATTCCTGTTCAACCTGATTGATATTATCGGTTTTGGGATAGAGGATATCCTATTTGTTGCAGGACTTTCTGCATTTACATCAACATCATATGCTTTTTTCACAAAGCAGAATTATCAGCCACTTCAGAAGAGGAGTCACTTACAAACAATAGTCAGATGCATTATGATTCTTGTCCCGACTTTTTTACTTGTCGGACTATGTGTAGTTGCAAAAATTGAAATGATCTATGGGGCTTTATTTATTATGGTTCTGGCAAATGCAATAATGACTTTGCTACGAAAAGACCTTTTAAAAGCCAGCCTCCTGGGAGGTTTTTTTTCAACGTTAATTTATACAGGTTTGTGTCTTTGTGTATCCCTTCTTTACCCTGACATTTTCCAGTTAACCTGGCACACGGATCAGTTTTTGAATTTTTTTATTTTTGGCATTCCAGTTGAAGAAATATTTTATGCATTCTCTTCCGGAATGACAGCCACACTGTTCTATCCATTTGTGTTTCAGTTAACCATCACGAAGCGTCCAGCGGTTCCAAACACGTGA